A portion of the Phyllopteryx taeniolatus isolate TA_2022b chromosome 15, UOR_Ptae_1.2, whole genome shotgun sequence genome contains these proteins:
- the LOC133465060 gene encoding alpha-synuclein-like isoform X1: METLKKGLHKAKEGAAAVATKTKQGVSGAAEMTKDGVLYVGTMTKDGVTTVAGKTVEGVSQVSGAVLTGVTTVAQKTAAGAGNIVSATVLVKDPAKPSDQNSATHDKSPVDTDNTEAMEDDTD; encoded by the exons ATGGAAACGCTGAAGAAAGGACTGCACAAAGCCAAGGAAGGAGCGGCGGCGGTGGCGACGAAGACCAAGCAGGGAGTGAGTGGCGCGGCCGAGATGACCAAAGATGGGGTGCTGTACGTCG GCACTATGACAAAGGATGGAGTCACAACAG TCGCCGGTAAAACAGTGGAGGGGGTGAGTCAGGTGAGCGGAGCAGTGCTTACCGGGGTGACCACGGTGGCCCAGAAAACAGCGGCGGGGGCAGGCAACATCGTGTCCGCCACGGTATTGGTCAAGGATCCCGCCAAACCA AGTGACCAGAATTCCGCTACGCACGATAAGTCGCCGGTGGATACCGACAACACTGAGGCCATGGAG GATGACACAGATTGA
- the LOC133465060 gene encoding alpha-synuclein-like isoform X2: METLKKGLHKAKEGAAAVATKTKQGVSGAAEMTKDGVLYVGTMTKDGVTTVAGKTVEGVSQVSGAVLTGVTTVAQKTAAGAGNIVSATVLVKDPAKPTEK, translated from the exons ATGGAAACGCTGAAGAAAGGACTGCACAAAGCCAAGGAAGGAGCGGCGGCGGTGGCGACGAAGACCAAGCAGGGAGTGAGTGGCGCGGCCGAGATGACCAAAGATGGGGTGCTGTACGTCG GCACTATGACAAAGGATGGAGTCACAACAG TCGCCGGTAAAACAGTGGAGGGGGTGAGTCAGGTGAGCGGAGCAGTGCTTACCGGGGTGACCACGGTGGCCCAGAAAACAGCGGCGGGGGCAGGCAACATCGTGTCCGCCACGGTATTGGTCAAGGATCCCGCCAAACCA ACAGAGAAATGA